The following proteins are encoded in a genomic region of Thiohalorhabdus sp. Cl-TMA:
- the folE2 gene encoding GTP cyclohydrolase FolE2, whose translation MTVYERSVTEQHLPDCASGIQDTQGLPDQRRLPINKVGIKDIRHPVRVKDRTQGEQHTLAHFNAYVDLPQHFKGTHMSRFVEILNEHEREISVMSFRSILEEMRARLEAEQAHLEMTFPYFIMKQAPVSGAESLMDYEVTLRGHMSPEDYEITVGVRVPVTSLCPCSKSISEYGAHNQRSHVDLQVRGRDFVWVEDLVELAEEQASCDLYGVLKRPDEKYVTEHAYENPKFVEDLVRDIARQLEDDDQIIWYTVGAENFESIHNHSAYAQIERDKREPLPDGG comes from the coding sequence ATGACCGTATACGAGCGCTCGGTCACCGAGCAGCATCTCCCCGACTGCGCCAGCGGGATCCAGGACACGCAGGGTCTTCCGGATCAGCGCCGGCTCCCCATCAACAAGGTGGGCATAAAGGACATCCGTCATCCGGTGCGCGTCAAGGACCGCACGCAGGGCGAGCAGCACACCCTGGCCCATTTCAATGCCTATGTGGACCTGCCCCAGCACTTCAAGGGCACCCACATGTCCCGCTTCGTGGAGATCCTCAACGAGCACGAACGGGAGATCTCGGTGATGTCTTTCCGGTCCATCCTCGAGGAGATGCGCGCCCGGCTGGAGGCGGAGCAGGCCCACCTCGAGATGACCTTCCCCTACTTCATCATGAAGCAGGCCCCGGTATCGGGGGCGGAGAGCCTCATGGACTACGAAGTCACCCTCCGCGGCCACATGAGCCCCGAGGACTACGAGATCACCGTGGGTGTCCGGGTGCCCGTCACCAGCCTCTGCCCCTGCAGCAAGTCCATCTCCGAATACGGCGCGCACAACCAGCGCTCCCACGTGGACCTGCAGGTTCGGGGACGGGATTTCGTCTGGGTGGAGGACCTGGTGGAGCTGGCGGAGGAGCAGGCGTCCTGCGACCTCTACGGGGTGCTGAAGCGGCCGGACGAGAAATACGTCACCGAGCACGCCTACGAGAACCCCAAGTTCGTGGAGGACCTAGTCCGCGATATCGCGCGCCAGCTCGAGGACGACGACCAGATCATCTGGTACACGGTGGGCGCCGAGAACTTCGAGTCCATCCACAACCACTCCGCCTACGCACAGATCGAGCGCGACAAGCGCGAGCCCCTGCCGGACGGCGGCTGA
- a CDS encoding proline--tRNA ligase — translation MRLSQYLLPTLRETPADAEIISHQLMLRAGMIRRLAAGLYSWLPLGLRVVQRVEQIVREEMNAAGAQEVLMPVVQPAELWEESGRWDNFGPELLRIKDRHERDFALGPTHEEVITDLIRGEVRSYRQLPLNLYQIQTKFRDEIRPRFGVMRAREFVMKDGYSFEADEASLDRTYEAMFEAYRRIFLRLGLDFRPVRARTGAIGGSVSHEFHVLADSGEDEIAFCTSCGYAANVELAEAAAPETERPAPAEDLRTVDTPGAYTIAAVSAMLDVPADRTVKTLFAEGRHGPVALILRGDHELNEDKAAAHPALGGECHFLDSHRIRQLAGAEPGSVGPVGLDAEKVAVLADREAAVLADFVCGANRPDQHLMGVNWDVNLPEPQAADLRMVVKGDPCPQCRTPMDTTRGIEVGHIFKLGAKYSESLGATYLDADGREQPMLMGCYGIGISRIVAAAIEQNHDQGGIRWPQAIAPFDIALIAINKKKSQRVADAAEALYGELRQAGYEVLYDDRDERPGIQFNDADLIGIPHRLVVGEKGLDRGMYEYKSRAEQDAQDAPVDGILDFLRSRSADS, via the coding sequence ATGCGCCTTTCTCAGTACCTTCTGCCCACCCTGCGCGAGACCCCCGCCGACGCCGAGATCATCAGCCATCAGCTCATGCTGCGCGCCGGCATGATCCGCCGGCTCGCCGCCGGCCTTTACTCGTGGCTGCCGCTCGGGCTGCGCGTGGTGCAGCGGGTGGAGCAGATCGTGCGCGAGGAGATGAACGCGGCCGGCGCCCAGGAAGTGCTCATGCCGGTGGTACAGCCGGCGGAGCTCTGGGAGGAATCGGGGCGCTGGGACAATTTCGGCCCCGAGCTGCTGCGCATCAAGGATCGTCACGAGCGTGACTTCGCCCTGGGTCCCACCCATGAGGAGGTGATTACGGATCTGATCCGGGGCGAGGTGCGCTCCTACCGCCAGCTCCCGCTCAATCTCTACCAGATCCAGACCAAGTTCCGGGACGAGATCCGGCCGCGCTTCGGGGTCATGCGGGCCCGGGAGTTCGTCATGAAGGACGGCTACTCCTTCGAGGCCGACGAGGCCAGCCTGGACCGGACCTACGAGGCCATGTTCGAGGCCTACCGGCGGATCTTCCTCCGGCTCGGGCTCGATTTCCGGCCCGTACGGGCCCGGACCGGCGCCATCGGCGGCAGCGTCTCCCACGAGTTCCACGTCCTGGCGGACTCCGGCGAGGACGAGATCGCCTTCTGTACCTCCTGTGGCTATGCGGCCAACGTGGAGCTGGCCGAAGCGGCCGCCCCGGAAACGGAGCGTCCGGCACCGGCCGAGGACCTGCGGACGGTGGATACCCCCGGCGCCTACACCATCGCCGCCGTCTCCGCCATGCTGGACGTGCCCGCCGATCGCACGGTGAAGACCCTGTTCGCCGAGGGACGCCACGGCCCGGTAGCCCTGATCCTGCGCGGCGACCACGAGCTAAACGAGGACAAGGCCGCCGCCCACCCCGCTCTCGGCGGGGAATGCCATTTCCTCGACAGCCACCGGATCAGGCAGCTTGCCGGCGCCGAACCGGGCTCGGTGGGCCCGGTGGGCCTCGACGCGGAAAAGGTGGCGGTGCTGGCCGACCGCGAGGCGGCCGTGCTCGCCGACTTCGTCTGCGGGGCCAACCGGCCCGACCAGCACCTCATGGGCGTCAATTGGGACGTAAACCTGCCCGAGCCCCAGGCGGCGGACCTGCGCATGGTGGTGAAGGGCGATCCCTGTCCCCAATGCCGGACTCCCATGGACACCACCCGCGGCATCGAGGTGGGCCATATCTTCAAGCTGGGCGCCAAGTACTCGGAAAGCCTCGGTGCCACCTACCTGGACGCGGACGGCCGCGAGCAGCCCATGCTCATGGGCTGCTACGGTATCGGCATCTCGCGCATCGTTGCCGCGGCCATCGAGCAGAACCACGACCAAGGGGGCATCCGCTGGCCGCAGGCCATCGCACCCTTCGACATCGCCCTGATCGCCATCAACAAGAAGAAGTCCCAGCGTGTCGCGGACGCCGCCGAAGCCCTCTACGGGGAGCTGCGGCAGGCCGGCTACGAGGTGCTCTACGACGACCGCGACGAGCGCCCCGGTATCCAGTTCAACGACGCCGACCTGATCGGCATCCCCCACCGTCTGGTGGTCGGCGAGAAGGGGCTGGACCGGGGGATGTACGAGTACAAGTCTCGGGCGGAACAGGACGCGCAGGACGCCCCGGTGGACGGCATACTAGACTTTCTGCGGAGCCGGTCCGCGGACTCCTGA
- a CDS encoding universal stress protein, translating into MQLRRILAPVDQSEPAHYAARSAAELAIRFQAELHLLHVVTPQLIYAEWPELVMPPEDLTEEMLEQCRRYLDQLEEELTAQGASVIVHCEESAMRPFAAINQFARDLPADMIVIGSHGRTGLRHALIGSTAEKVVRKAASPVLVVKSGEVAAELPEPPAGE; encoded by the coding sequence ATGCAACTCCGCCGCATCCTGGCACCGGTGGACCAATCGGAGCCCGCCCACTACGCCGCCCGCTCCGCCGCGGAACTGGCCATCCGCTTCCAGGCCGAGCTCCACCTGCTGCACGTGGTCACGCCGCAGCTCATCTATGCCGAATGGCCCGAGCTGGTCATGCCCCCCGAAGACCTCACCGAGGAAATGCTGGAGCAGTGCCGGCGCTACCTGGACCAGCTCGAGGAGGAGCTGACGGCGCAGGGAGCTTCCGTGATCGTGCATTGCGAGGAATCCGCCATGCGGCCCTTCGCCGCCATCAACCAGTTCGCCCGGGACCTGCCGGCCGACATGATCGTCATCGGCTCCCACGGCCGTACAGGGCTTCGCCACGCCTTGATCGGCTCCACCGCCGAGAAGGTGGTACGCAAGGCGGCCAGCCCGGTGCTGGTGGTGAAAAGCGGGGAGGTTGCCGCGGAGCTGCCCGAGCCACCCGCTGGGGAATAG
- a CDS encoding lytic transglycosylase domain-containing protein → MSRWLLGLAMGLLITTAPPATAGPVDPRLRQELGAALDQPHPAEDRFARQVWRKDYMRRLRPFVDDSERRRRLTGLIFREARRADIPPGLVFAVIHVESAFKRFALSSAGARGLMQVMPFWREEIGRPRDNLFQPRTNLRYGCTILRHYLRREGGDILKALAAYNGSSGRTIYPEKIYRAYRRRWAEH, encoded by the coding sequence TTGTCCAGGTGGCTGCTGGGCCTTGCCATGGGCCTGCTGATTACGACGGCCCCGCCGGCCACCGCCGGCCCCGTGGATCCGCGCCTTCGTCAGGAGCTCGGCGCCGCCCTCGACCAGCCCCACCCCGCCGAGGACCGCTTCGCCCGCCAGGTCTGGCGCAAGGATTACATGCGCCGGTTGCGGCCCTTCGTTGACGACTCCGAGCGGCGCCGGCGGCTCACGGGCCTGATCTTCAGGGAGGCCCGACGGGCCGACATCCCGCCCGGCCTGGTCTTCGCGGTCATTCACGTGGAGAGCGCCTTCAAGCGCTTCGCCCTGTCCTCCGCCGGCGCCCGAGGACTGATGCAGGTCATGCCCTTCTGGCGCGAGGAGATCGGACGCCCCCGGGACAACCTGTTCCAGCCCCGCACCAACCTGCGCTACGGCTGCACCATCCTCCGCCATTACCTGCGCCGCGAGGGCGGGGACATCCTCAAGGCCCTCGCCGCCTATAACGGCAGCAGCGGCCGCACCATCTATCCGGAGAAGATCTACCGCGCCTATCGGCGGCGGTGGGCGGAGCACTGA
- a CDS encoding acylphosphatase, giving the protein MQRHYIIHGRVQGVFFRDSTRQKARELGVRGWVRNRPDGAVEAMAAGEESAITALEQWFRDGGPPAARVERLEREEVPEEHFDGFAVR; this is encoded by the coding sequence ATGCAGCGACACTATATCATTCACGGCCGGGTGCAAGGCGTCTTTTTCCGCGATTCCACCCGACAGAAGGCCCGGGAGCTGGGTGTCCGCGGCTGGGTGCGCAATCGCCCGGACGGGGCGGTGGAGGCCATGGCAGCGGGGGAGGAGTCGGCCATAACCGCCCTGGAGCAGTGGTTCCGGGATGGCGGCCCGCCGGCGGCGCGGGTGGAGCGGCTGGAGCGCGAAGAGGTGCCCGAGGAGCATTTCGACGGCTTCGCGGTCCGGTAA
- a CDS encoding class I SAM-dependent methyltransferase, with protein MLRHTRTKDRRSIAFHYDLSNDFYGLFLDPQMAYTCAYYPDEEADLEQAQRAKFDHIARKLRLKPYQTLLDIGCGWGSFVVHACKHFGVTAHGVTLSQQQADYAQEWIRREGLEDQAFVEYRDYRDLVGTTQYDRISAIGIVEHVGHRNLAQYFNGIHRLLKENGLFLNHGISRCREWRPNPGSDWISDHVFPEGEPPSLSTVITQLEDNAFEVQDVENLRRHYAKTCADWVDRLRRNRDQCLQHVDERSYRTWVLYLAMSSIYFEEGQIFLYQVLSSKRMPRFASVPLTREDIYE; from the coding sequence ATGCTTCGTCATACCCGCACCAAGGACCGGCGGTCCATCGCCTTCCATTATGACCTTTCCAACGACTTCTATGGGCTCTTCCTCGATCCGCAGATGGCCTATACCTGCGCCTATTACCCGGACGAGGAGGCGGATCTCGAGCAGGCCCAGCGGGCCAAATTCGACCACATCGCCCGCAAGCTCCGGCTGAAGCCCTACCAGACCCTTCTGGACATCGGCTGCGGCTGGGGCTCCTTCGTGGTGCACGCCTGCAAGCATTTCGGCGTGACCGCCCACGGCGTCACGCTCAGCCAGCAGCAGGCGGACTACGCTCAGGAATGGATCCGCCGCGAAGGACTGGAGGACCAGGCGTTCGTGGAATACCGGGACTACCGGGACCTGGTGGGCACCACCCAGTACGACCGCATTAGCGCCATCGGCATCGTGGAGCACGTTGGTCACCGCAATCTCGCCCAGTATTTCAACGGCATCCACCGGCTCCTCAAGGAGAACGGCCTGTTCCTCAACCACGGTATCTCGCGCTGCCGGGAATGGCGGCCCAATCCCGGCAGCGACTGGATCAGCGATCACGTCTTTCCCGAGGGGGAGCCACCCTCTCTGTCCACGGTGATCACCCAGCTTGAGGACAATGCCTTCGAGGTCCAGGATGTGGAAAACCTGCGCCGGCACTACGCCAAGACCTGCGCGGACTGGGTGGATCGCCTGCGGCGCAACCGCGATCAGTGCCTTCAGCACGTTGACGAGCGCAGTTACCGCACCTGGGTACTCTACCTGGCCATGAGCAGCATCTATTTCGAGGAGGGCCAGATCTTCCTCTACCAGGTACTGTCCTCCAAGCGCATGCCCCGTTTCGCCTCCGTGCCTCTGACTAGGGAGGACATCTATGAGTAA
- a CDS encoding NAD(P)/FAD-dependent oxidoreductase, with amino-acid sequence MSNSQFDADVLVIGGGPGGSTVAWDLARNGVDVLVVDGAEFPRVKLCAGWITPQILDALELDPEQYPHTISPFSSAVLWVGDTPCRTDYRRPVSYGIIRAQFDNFLLQRALDAGARFLNENVGSVESNADAFVVTTREGSTYRAPLAIGAGGSKDPIRRKLTTHAAEERMVVTLESETRVGADRIREHTPYYEVPELFLEPDFNGYAWYFTKGDYLNIGIGRLGDPRIRDAHPRFMQQLRDLGRLTPELEADLTKFRGHPYKIYDSVPNQAHGERFLLVGDAAGLARHYSGEGIRPAVESARDAAEVARTALERGRFAGADLEGYASKLTERYGPQKAPRFDPTRWIPHSWQSRIVQGICRNDRLRRDWVFGKVFLFDPEAAAS; translated from the coding sequence ATGAGTAACAGCCAATTCGATGCCGACGTGCTGGTAATCGGCGGAGGGCCGGGGGGGTCCACCGTCGCCTGGGATCTCGCCCGCAACGGGGTGGACGTTCTGGTCGTGGACGGTGCGGAATTCCCCCGGGTCAAGCTCTGCGCGGGCTGGATCACGCCGCAGATTCTCGACGCGCTGGAGCTGGACCCCGAGCAGTATCCCCACACCATCAGCCCGTTCTCCTCGGCTGTCCTGTGGGTGGGCGATACGCCATGCCGCACCGATTACCGGCGTCCGGTGAGCTACGGGATCATCCGGGCCCAGTTCGACAATTTCCTGCTGCAGCGGGCATTGGATGCGGGGGCGCGCTTCCTCAACGAGAACGTGGGGTCCGTGGAGAGCAATGCGGATGCCTTCGTGGTGACCACCCGCGAAGGAAGCACCTACCGCGCGCCCCTGGCCATCGGCGCGGGCGGCTCCAAGGACCCCATTCGCCGCAAGCTCACCACCCATGCCGCCGAGGAGCGCATGGTGGTCACCCTGGAAAGCGAGACCCGTGTCGGCGCGGATCGCATCCGCGAGCACACCCCCTACTACGAGGTCCCGGAGCTTTTCCTGGAGCCGGATTTCAACGGCTACGCCTGGTATTTCACCAAGGGGGACTACCTGAACATCGGCATCGGCCGGCTCGGCGATCCCCGGATCCGGGATGCCCACCCGCGCTTCATGCAGCAGCTTCGCGACCTGGGCCGGCTTACTCCGGAGCTGGAGGCGGACCTGACCAAGTTCCGCGGTCATCCCTACAAGATCTACGATTCCGTGCCCAACCAGGCCCATGGGGAGCGGTTCCTGCTGGTGGGCGACGCGGCGGGACTGGCCCGGCACTACTCGGGGGAGGGGATCCGTCCGGCGGTGGAAAGCGCCCGCGATGCCGCGGAGGTGGCCCGGACGGCGCTGGAGCGGGGCCGATTCGCGGGAGCGGATCTGGAAGGATACGCAAGCAAGCTAACCGAGCGCTACGGCCCGCAGAAGGCGCCGCGCTTCGATCCCACCCGCTGGATTCCCCATTCCTGGCAGAGCCGGATCGTGCAGGGCATATGCCGGAACGACCGGCTGCGGCGGGACTGGGTCTTCGGCAAGGTATTCCTGTTCGACCCGGAGGCGGCGGCCTCCTAG
- a CDS encoding efflux RND transporter periplasmic adaptor subunit, whose product MRRVVLAGMVLLLLGATGAAAQEADRTPMEGRLEARRIVTLGAQVSGPMAEVLVDSGERVEKGELLARIDPARYRAALQKAEARLKKAKAVAKESSRELERQEKIYNRGLSARHDLQIARRDAARDQAAVEAAQAEVRQAQVDLKHTEIRAPLDGVILKRNINVGEAVIANLRPPMLFRVASSLDALDVVVPITESQVARVAEGDHLEVTFPAYTEKRVRGEIINIARAPSEKKDAGARYPVRVRVPNAGGGLRIGMRARVFFP is encoded by the coding sequence ATGAGGCGGGTTGTACTTGCGGGGATGGTGCTGCTGTTGCTGGGCGCGACGGGCGCGGCCGCGCAGGAAGCGGACCGCACGCCCATGGAGGGCCGGCTCGAGGCTCGCCGCATCGTAACCCTGGGTGCCCAGGTCAGCGGACCCATGGCCGAGGTGCTGGTGGATTCGGGAGAACGGGTGGAGAAGGGAGAGCTGCTTGCCCGTATCGACCCCGCCCGCTACCGGGCCGCGCTGCAGAAAGCCGAGGCCCGCCTGAAGAAGGCCAAGGCCGTTGCCAAGGAGAGCAGCCGAGAGCTGGAGCGCCAGGAGAAGATCTACAACCGGGGGCTTTCCGCTCGGCATGACCTGCAGATCGCCCGGCGGGACGCGGCCCGGGACCAAGCCGCCGTGGAAGCGGCGCAGGCGGAAGTCCGGCAGGCGCAGGTGGATCTGAAGCATACGGAGATCCGGGCGCCGCTCGACGGCGTCATATTGAAGCGCAACATCAATGTCGGGGAGGCGGTGATCGCCAATCTGCGGCCGCCCATGCTGTTCCGGGTGGCGAGCTCCCTGGACGCCCTCGATGTGGTGGTGCCCATCACGGAGAGCCAAGTGGCCCGGGTGGCCGAGGGGGACCACCTGGAGGTGACCTTCCCGGCCTACACGGAGAAGCGGGTCCGGGGGGAGATCATCAACATCGCCCGGGCGCCCTCGGAGAAGAAGGACGCGGGAGCACGCTATCCCGTTCGGGTACGGGTCCCGAATGCCGGGGGGGGACTGCGAATCGGCATGCGGGCGCGGGTGTTCTTCCCGTAG
- a CDS encoding TolC family protein: MKRGNPLRGVLPALGLLLLLADPVRADGRSALPDGPLEIRQAVRLGLQHHPDLLAAQGRVREREARLRSATAGYRPRLYAEGIYRQGRQIGGRDEGKFTDDSEARVVLEQRLYDFGARAAAGRAARARREASEVALFDARQSRILAIRRQFYDVLLADRQVQVWNEAMAVAFVRWDYGKGRRELGDISPVELARLESRFRRFRSNYRSAQYDARLARVRLAHAMGLEDAVPRDLVRPDPDLDRELPSVQELRDRAWRTNPRLIAARQRLEAARADADRREAQRLPRFVGEVVTQRYARQFDFRNEVEAAIRLEAPLYEGGRLGARAEAARAEAQQRRADWLRLRARVEENIYDAHLDVQSWREKRAYARALLQYRKLKTDLARTEYVLELETDLGDSLTEQTRAELKLARAEFGLAMAYDRLDALVGEPLGPNTEKAR; this comes from the coding sequence ATGAAGCGAGGCAACCCCCTACGGGGCGTTCTCCCGGCGCTCGGCCTGCTACTTCTCCTCGCCGACCCGGTGCGCGCGGACGGCCGCTCGGCCCTTCCTGATGGGCCCCTGGAAATACGCCAGGCCGTCCGGTTGGGCCTTCAGCACCATCCGGACCTTCTGGCCGCCCAGGGCCGGGTTCGGGAGCGCGAGGCGCGCTTGCGCTCGGCCACCGCCGGGTACCGTCCCCGGCTCTACGCGGAGGGCATCTACCGGCAGGGCCGGCAGATCGGGGGGCGGGATGAGGGAAAGTTCACCGACGATAGCGAGGCCCGGGTCGTGCTTGAGCAGCGGCTGTACGATTTCGGTGCCCGGGCGGCCGCTGGCCGTGCCGCGCGGGCTCGGCGTGAAGCCTCCGAGGTTGCCCTGTTCGATGCGCGGCAGAGCCGGATCCTGGCCATCCGGCGGCAGTTCTATGATGTCCTCCTGGCCGACCGCCAGGTACAGGTCTGGAACGAAGCCATGGCGGTGGCCTTCGTCCGCTGGGATTATGGCAAGGGCCGGCGGGAGCTCGGGGATATCTCGCCCGTGGAGCTGGCCCGGCTGGAGAGCCGCTTCCGCCGGTTCCGGAGCAACTACCGATCGGCCCAGTACGACGCCCGGCTGGCGCGGGTACGGCTGGCCCACGCCATGGGGCTCGAGGACGCCGTTCCCCGGGATCTGGTCCGGCCCGATCCGGACCTGGACCGGGAGCTTCCCTCGGTTCAGGAGCTGCGCGACCGGGCCTGGCGCACCAATCCCCGGCTGATCGCGGCCCGCCAGCGCCTGGAGGCGGCCCGTGCGGATGCCGACCGACGCGAGGCCCAGCGCCTGCCCCGGTTCGTGGGCGAGGTGGTAACCCAGCGCTATGCGCGCCAGTTTGATTTCCGCAACGAGGTGGAGGCCGCCATCCGGCTGGAGGCGCCGCTGTACGAGGGCGGGCGCCTTGGCGCCCGGGCGGAGGCGGCCCGCGCCGAGGCGCAGCAGAGACGGGCGGACTGGCTGCGGCTCCGCGCCCGGGTGGAGGAGAATATCTACGATGCCCATCTGGATGTGCAGAGCTGGCGGGAGAAGCGGGCCTATGCCCGGGCCCTCCTCCAATACCGGAAGCTCAAGACCGATCTGGCGCGGACCGAATACGTGCTGGAGCTGGAAACGGATCTGGGCGATTCCCTGACCGAGCAGACCCGGGCGGAACTGAAGCTGGCCAGGGCCGAATTCGGTCTGGCCATGGCCTATGACCGACTGGACGCCCTGGTTGGCGAGCCGCTGGGGCCGAATACGGAGAAAGCGCGATGA
- a CDS encoding TlpA family protein disulfide reductase translates to MTSNRAGGVGTLLLLAVLIVGFAGYGAWAGPGEKTPETALETLEGGKLRLAEYRGKLVLVNFWAPWCPPCRQEMPDLQAFHDAHADTVVVGLAVDYRSRGNVANMADMMNITYPVAYASRKTAQRFGDFRGLPTTFLISPDGRIVGRHSGVLKRGQMERFREEHLPSADSP, encoded by the coding sequence ATGACAAGTAACCGTGCCGGCGGGGTCGGCACGCTCCTGCTGCTGGCGGTCCTGATCGTCGGGTTTGCCGGTTACGGGGCCTGGGCGGGACCCGGGGAGAAGACCCCCGAAACCGCCCTTGAGACCCTGGAGGGCGGAAAGCTCCGCCTCGCGGAGTACCGCGGGAAGCTGGTCCTGGTGAACTTCTGGGCGCCCTGGTGCCCGCCCTGCCGCCAGGAAATGCCCGACCTGCAGGCCTTTCACGACGCCCACGCGGACACGGTGGTGGTCGGCTTGGCCGTGGACTACCGGTCCCGGGGGAATGTCGCGAATATGGCCGATATGATGAACATCACCTACCCGGTGGCCTACGCCAGTCGGAAGACGGCGCAGCGGTTCGGCGATTTCCGGGGCCTTCCCACCACCTTTCTGATCTCTCCCGACGGCCGGATCGTCGGCCGGCATTCCGGTGTTCTCAAGCGGGGGCAGATGGAACGGTTCCGGGAGGAGCACCTCCCTTCGGCAGACAGTCCCTGA
- a CDS encoding c-type cytochrome gives MWKWLPALLFLAAPAQAALDGDAQNGKKLYKQYCAGQCHTASVHKREDVRATNQAEVVAWIQRQCTQAMAQNLSIQEIEDLATYLNEAYYHYDK, from the coding sequence ATGTGGAAATGGCTCCCGGCGTTGCTGTTCCTGGCGGCTCCCGCGCAGGCCGCCCTGGACGGCGATGCGCAGAATGGCAAGAAGCTTTACAAACAGTACTGCGCGGGACAGTGCCACACGGCCAGCGTCCACAAGCGTGAAGACGTCCGGGCCACCAACCAGGCGGAAGTGGTGGCGTGGATCCAGCGTCAATGCACCCAGGCCATGGCGCAGAACCTCTCCATTCAGGAGATCGAGGATCTGGCCACCTACCTGAACGAAGCCTACTACCACTATGACAAGTAA
- a CDS encoding aspartate ammonia-lyase codes for MSTPTRTEKDSLGTFQVPADALYGVQTARALANFPISGRRPDPDFVAATVRVKRAAAAANHACGSLDDRRADAIREACDQVLGGAYTDQFVVDRFQAGAGTSHNMNANEVLANLANLGLGGECGVYDPVHPNDHVNQSQSTNDTIPTAIRLAALAKLPRLAEAVREMAGALEAFADRERETIKSGRTHLQDAVPTTLGRELAAYAWTLREQVERLEEAAKSLHRIGLGGTAAGTGLNAPPGYRERAAEELSRLMGRPITPHPDMAAAMQSMADLAQFSGQIAALAGELTRISNDIRLLSSGPRTGLAEVQLPAVQPGSSIMPGKVNPVMFEMLNQTLYQVLGQDHAIQAMNRAGQMELNVMMPALGSALFDAMEWLTASVSAATERGVRGMTANRERNREYALASVGLATLLNRAIGYEKAAEVAKESERTGIPVGELVAEHGLLSREQFERMVEEAAKNGRVDF; via the coding sequence TTGAGCACACCCACCCGGACCGAAAAAGATAGCCTCGGGACCTTCCAGGTACCCGCCGATGCCCTGTACGGCGTCCAGACCGCGCGTGCCCTGGCCAATTTCCCCATATCGGGCCGGAGGCCCGACCCCGACTTCGTTGCGGCCACGGTCCGCGTGAAACGGGCCGCGGCGGCGGCCAATCACGCCTGCGGCAGCCTGGATGACCGGCGGGCCGACGCCATCCGGGAGGCCTGCGACCAGGTCCTCGGCGGGGCGTACACCGACCAGTTCGTGGTGGACCGTTTCCAGGCCGGCGCGGGCACCAGCCACAACATGAACGCCAACGAGGTGCTCGCCAATCTGGCCAACCTGGGCCTGGGCGGGGAGTGCGGAGTCTACGATCCGGTGCACCCCAATGACCACGTCAACCAGTCCCAGAGCACCAACGACACAATCCCCACGGCCATCCGACTGGCCGCCCTGGCGAAGCTGCCGCGACTGGCGGAGGCCGTCCGTGAGATGGCCGGGGCCCTGGAGGCGTTCGCCGACCGGGAGCGGGAAACCATCAAGAGCGGGCGCACGCATCTCCAGGATGCGGTGCCCACCACCCTGGGCCGTGAGCTCGCCGCCTATGCATGGACTCTGCGCGAGCAGGTGGAGCGGCTGGAAGAGGCCGCCAAGTCCCTGCATCGGATCGGCCTGGGGGGCACGGCCGCCGGCACGGGCCTCAACGCGCCGCCAGGGTACCGGGAGCGGGCCGCCGAGGAGCTGTCCCGACTCATGGGGAGACCCATTACCCCCCACCCGGACATGGCCGCGGCCATGCAGTCCATGGCCGACCTGGCCCAGTTCTCCGGACAGATCGCCGCGCTGGCGGGCGAGCTGACCCGGATCAGCAACGACATCCGGCTCCTCTCCAGCGGCCCGCGCACCGGGCTGGCGGAGGTGCAGCTTCCCGCCGTTCAGCCCGGCTCCTCCATCATGCCGGGCAAGGTGAACCCGGTGATGTTCGAGATGCTGAACCAGACCCTGTACCAGGTTCTGGGCCAGGACCACGCCATCCAGGCCATGAACCGGGCCGGACAGATGGAGCTGAACGTCATGATGCCGGCCCTGGGCTCCGCCCTGTTCGACGCCATGGAGTGGCTGACCGCCTCGGTTTCCGCCGCCACGGAGCGCGGTGTGCGGGGAATGACGGCCAACCGGGAGCGGAACCGGGAATACGCGCTGGCCAGCGTGGGCTTGGCCACCCTGCTCAACCGGGCCATCGGATACGAAAAGGCCGCCGAGGTCGCCAAGGAGTCCGAGCGCACCGGCATACCGGTGGGTGAGCTGGTTGCCGAGCACGGACTCCTATCCCGGGAACAGTTCGAGCGCATGGTGGAAGAGGCCGCGAAAAACGGCCGGGTGGATTTCTGA